One Akkermansiaceae bacterium genomic region harbors:
- a CDS encoding cysteine synthase family protein — protein MKKLPRHRYLHRIPPTPLVPVCLMGGAPEIWCKLEYLNPSGSTKDRIARHILEKAWRQGKVGPGDLVVEASSGSTSIALALTCAQMGLRFLAFIPDTATNERSLMIQAYGAEVRKVGGGMPEVIRAAADYCEAEGAFAARQFENEDNAEAHQLFTAREIMAQLPDVNIDAVVSGIGTGGTLVGMHQGFTSAGCVTRPVAAIPQCADGAMVSNVECCSLRFSKDVPGVIDGCSKLFSDWRQTPDAVDLVEIAVDDCRCMELTHQLWKMGFPVGPSSGLNLAAAMDAAVDLPEDATIITVFPDRMERYFSHKVFEGVR, from the coding sequence ATGAAAAAGCTGCCTCGTCATCGTTACCTTCACCGCATCCCACCGACACCACTTGTCCCTGTTTGCCTCATGGGAGGGGCACCTGAAATCTGGTGTAAACTGGAGTACTTGAACCCATCGGGGTCGACCAAGGACCGTATTGCCCGCCACATTTTGGAAAAGGCCTGGAGGCAAGGCAAAGTGGGGCCGGGAGACCTGGTGGTGGAGGCCTCGTCGGGGTCGACCTCGATTGCCCTTGCGTTGACCTGTGCGCAGATGGGGCTCAGGTTTCTGGCATTCATCCCGGATACCGCCACCAATGAGCGCTCACTGATGATCCAGGCCTATGGTGCCGAAGTGAGAAAGGTGGGCGGTGGTATGCCCGAGGTGATCAGGGCGGCGGCCGATTATTGTGAGGCAGAGGGGGCGTTTGCTGCCAGGCAGTTTGAAAACGAGGATAATGCCGAGGCCCACCAGCTATTTACTGCACGTGAAATCATGGCACAGCTCCCCGATGTGAATATCGATGCCGTGGTTTCGGGTATTGGCACGGGGGGGACCCTGGTGGGTATGCACCAGGGCTTTACCAGCGCAGGCTGTGTGACGCGTCCCGTGGCGGCGATTCCGCAGTGTGCTGACGGAGCGATGGTTTCCAACGTGGAATGCTGCTCGTTACGATTCTCGAAGGATGTTCCCGGTGTGATCGACGGCTGCTCGAAACTGTTTTCCGATTGGCGTCAGACACCCGATGCCGTTGATCTTGTTGAAATAGCGGTGGATGACTGCCGTTGTATGGAGCTTACCCACCAGCTTTGGAAAATGGGATTTCCTGTTGGTCCGTCATCCGGGCTTAACCTCGCGGCCGCGATGGATGCGGCTGTCGATTTACCGGAAGATGCCACGATCATTACCGTGTTTCCTGACCGGATGGAGAGATACTTCTCCCACAAGGTGTTTGAGGGGGTAAGGTAG
- the galK gene encoding galactokinase yields MDLTHLTNEAKSGLKNTFNQDATVIAAAPGRVNLIGEHIDYCDGFVLPFALAQNIIIAAAPNGTSKARLASSLGGDIVEVDVSADILEAEPKWANYPRGVMQYFREESGCTLIGFDAFITSNVPSGGGLSSSAAFELATATLLEGLTGVTLDTKAKALLCQKAEHNYAHCPCGIMDQFASAFGKEDHLVLIDCQNGEPHLVPFENPDLTVIVANTCVTHELSDGGYASRRKNTEDGLKITGKPSWRDVVLDDVEAAKEKMGDVIYRRSRHVVGEIQRVKDAVMALESNAFEALGEYMYASHASLRDDFEVSCEELDIMVEIAQSIGKDGGVIGSRMTGGGFGGSTVTLCDSSQADTIVAAMNKQYTERTGIKPEIFLSRPSQGARLLLGE; encoded by the coding sequence ATGGATCTGACACACCTGACAAACGAAGCTAAATCCGGTCTCAAAAATACCTTCAACCAGGACGCCACCGTCATTGCCGCCGCCCCGGGGCGCGTCAATCTCATCGGTGAACACATCGACTACTGCGATGGTTTTGTGCTCCCCTTCGCACTGGCGCAGAACATCATCATCGCGGCTGCCCCCAATGGCACCTCCAAGGCCAGGCTGGCATCGTCTTTGGGCGGCGACATCGTGGAGGTCGATGTCTCTGCTGACATCCTTGAGGCCGAACCCAAATGGGCCAACTACCCACGTGGTGTCATGCAGTATTTCCGCGAGGAAAGCGGCTGCACGCTCATTGGCTTTGACGCATTCATCACATCCAACGTGCCGTCAGGGGGCGGGCTGTCATCATCCGCTGCCTTCGAGCTGGCCACCGCCACACTGCTCGAAGGACTGACCGGCGTGACCCTCGATACCAAAGCCAAGGCCCTTCTCTGCCAGAAAGCCGAACACAACTACGCCCACTGCCCATGTGGTATCATGGACCAGTTTGCCTCGGCATTTGGCAAGGAAGACCATCTCGTCCTCATCGACTGCCAGAATGGAGAACCTCATCTCGTCCCCTTTGAAAACCCGGACCTCACCGTGATTGTTGCGAACACTTGTGTGACGCACGAGCTCTCAGACGGCGGTTACGCCTCGCGCCGGAAGAATACCGAGGACGGTCTGAAAATCACCGGCAAGCCATCCTGGCGCGATGTTGTTCTTGATGACGTCGAAGCCGCGAAGGAAAAAATGGGCGATGTCATCTACCGCCGTTCACGTCACGTGGTCGGGGAAATCCAACGGGTCAAGGATGCCGTCATGGCTCTCGAGTCCAATGCCTTTGAAGCCCTCGGGGAATACATGTATGCCTCCCACGCCTCGCTGCGGGACGATTTCGAGGTCTCCTGCGAAGAACTCGACATCATGGTCGAGATCGCGCAATCCATCGGCAAAGACGGCGGGGTGATCGGCTCCCGTATGACCGGCGGCGGCTTCGGCGGCTCCACCGTCACTCTCTGCGATTCGTCACAGGCCGACACCATCGTCGCGGCCATGAACAAGCAATACACAGAGCGCACCGGCATTAAGCCCGAGATCTTCCTATCCCGGCCAAGCCAGGGCGCAAGGCTGCTGTTAGGAGAGTAG